Proteins from a genomic interval of Triplophysa dalaica isolate WHDGS20190420 chromosome 21, ASM1584641v1, whole genome shotgun sequence:
- the arl8bb gene encoding ADP-ribosylation factor-like 8Bb, producing MLALFNRLLDWFRTLFWKEEMELTLVGLQYSGKTTFVNVIASGQFNEDMIPTVGFNMRKVTKGNVTIKIWDIGGQPRFRSMWERYCRGVNAIVYMVDAADCEKVEASRNELHNLLDKPQLQGIPILVLGNKRDLPSALDEKQLIEKMNLSAIQDREICCYSISCKEKDNIDITLQWLIQHSKSRRS from the exons ATGTTGGCCCTCTTTAATCGGCTTCTGGACTGGTTCCGAACGCTCTTCTGGAAGGAGGAGATGGAGCTGACTCTTGTGGGACTGCAGTACTCTGGGAAAACTACTTTCGTCAACGTAATTGCT tctggccaGTTTAATGAAGACATGATCCCTACGGTCGGCTTCAACATGAGGAAAGTGACCAAGGGCAATGTAACAATTAAA ATTTGGGATATAGGTGGGCAGCCACGCTTCAGAAGCATGTGGGAGAGATATTGTCGGGGTGTCAACGCTATAGT ATATATGGTGGACGCTGCGGACTGTGAAAAAGTGGAAGCCTCAAGAAATGAGCTACACAACCTGTTAGACAAACCACAGCTGCAAGGCATTCCT ATACTTGTCCTTGGCAACAAAAGAGACCTTCCCAGCGCGCTGGACGAGAAACAACTCATCGAAAAGAT GAATCTTTCAGCCATCCAAGACAGAGAGATTTGCTGCTACTCAATTTCATGCAAAGAGAAGGACAACATTG ATATCACATTACAGTGGCTCATCCAACATTCAAAGTCCCGGAGAAGTTGA
- the bhlhe40 gene encoding class E basic helix-loop-helix protein 40, giving the protein MDRITSAQPPPCITKHAPMDHISDMQGMDFPMYVYKQRRGMKRSEDSKDTYKLPHRLIEKKRRDRINECIAQLKDLLPEHLKLTTLGHLEKAVVLELTLKHVKALNNLLEQQQQKIISLQSGMQIGEQGNGPLENSEEMFRSGFHLCAKEVLQFLANQETVRDLTPTHIINHLHRVASELIQSPPSPCPSEPAPKLQENREKPAGVQPKSMEGHAKNCVPVIQRTYPHSSEQSGSDTDTDSGYGGELEKRYPKAQRPVCYGKDGDVKYGLAERMGGSIKEELDEPQAKRQRSDSSEDESLSGHEVVGGHSPYVSFSPHQPPLCMPFYLFPNGTAAYLPMLEKCWYPGAMPVLYPGMGGSSSGLSPEKLPSSLVMSSRVGSPVTSPTPMDSPALLQALKQVPPLNLETKD; this is encoded by the exons ATGGATAGGATTACCAGTGCGCAACCTCCTCCATGTATAACCAAACACGCTCCGATGGATCATATCTCTGACATGCAAGG AATGGATTTCCCCATGTACGTGTATAAACAGCGGCGGGGAATGAAGCGCAGCGAGGACAGTAAG GATACATACAAATTGCCACATCGACTGATCGAGAAGAAAAGGAGGGACAGAATAAACGAGTGCATCGCGCAGTTAAAGGATTTGCTGCCCGAACACCTTAAACTCACT ACTCTGGGACACTTGGAGAAGGCTGTTGTGCTGGAACTGACACTCAAGCATGTGAAAGCTCTTAACAACCTGCTGGAGCAGCAGCAACAGAAAATTATTTCCCTGCAAAGTGGAATGCAAATAG gTGAGCAAGGCAATGGGCCCTTGGAAAACAGTGAGGAAATGTTTCGTTCCGGGTTCCATCTGTGTGCCAAAGAGGTCCTGCAGTTCCTGGCCAACCAGGAGACCGTGCGCGATCTGACGCCCACTCACATAATCAACCATCTGCACAGAGTGGCGTCGGAGCTCATACAAAGCCCGCCAAGCCCCTGCCCCTCCGAGCCCGCTCCCAAACTCCAGGAGAACCGGGAGAAACCAGCAGGTGTGCAGCCAAAATCCATGGAGGGTCATGCTAAAAACTGCGTTCCTGTTATTCAAAGGACTTATCCCCACAGCAGCGAGCAGAGCGGTAGCGATACTGATACTGATAGCGGTTATGGGGGAGAACTGGAGAAACGTTACCCGAAAGCCCAGCGGCCGGTCTGCTACGGCAAAGACGGTGACGTCAAGTACGGCCTGGCAGAGAGAATGGGCGGCAGCATTAAAGAGGAATTAGACGAGCCGCAGGCAAAGCGGCAGAGGTCCGACTCTTCTGAAGATGAGTCTCTTTCGGGGCACGAGGTGGTGGGAGGTCACAGTCCCTACGTCAGCTTTTCTCCACACCAGCCGCCTCTTTGCATGCCGTTCTACCTCTTTCCTAACGGCACGGCGGCGTACCTGCCGATGCTGGAGAAGTGTTGGTACCCGGGTGCCATGCCCGTATTGTACCCGGGCATGGGTGGGTCCTCCAGCGGGTTGTCTCCGGAGAAACTCCCTTCATCCCTGGTTATGTCCTCGAGAGTGGGTTCTCCAGTCACCTCCCCGACCCCTATggactctcctgcactcctgcAGGCTCTTAAACAAGTCCCACCCTTAAACCTAGAAACCAAAGACTGA